The following proteins come from a genomic window of Penaeus monodon isolate SGIC_2016 chromosome 22, NSTDA_Pmon_1, whole genome shotgun sequence:
- the LOC119586895 gene encoding PE-PGRS family protein PE_PGRS33-like produces MKLLITISLVVAVCTAVPDGYRAPGVAGFSGGGGFSGGGGFSGGGGFSGGGGFSGGGGGFSSGGFSSGGGFSSGGFSSGGGFSGGGGFGSGGGFSSGGGSGRGCGPGTVLHVDGSCVSPIVSRKVYVYDAPAQPSIPSGPPPRIPPPRVDHNILFVRIPEGGAGPEPIVIPPPRQENIVYVLNKASGAGGQQVIEVPAPPASSPEVFFVNYAEGENPQLPIGVDLQTALQAASSGGGQVIGGAGGVGGSGGGGFGGAGGLGGGGGLGGGFGGSGGLGGGFGGSGAAGGGFVGSSGVGGFGGGVGQAGGGFVGGFGDSGEIGISVGSGGGHVSAPSNTYGAP; encoded by the exons ATGAAGCTCTTG aTCACAATATCGTTGGTCGTTGCTGTATGTACTGCTGTACCTGATGGATATAGAGCTCCAGGAGTTGCAGGGTTTTCTGGCGGAGGAGGATTCTCTGGTGGAGGAGGATTCTCTGGTGGGGGTGGATTCTCTGGTGGAGGAGGATTCtctggtgggggaggaggattttCCAGTGGAGGATTCTCAAGTGGAGGAGGATTTTCCAGTGGAGGATTTTCTAGCGGTGGTGGATTCTCTGGCGGAGGTGGATTCGGAAGTGGAGGAGGATTTTCTAGCGGTGGAGGATCGGGCAGAGGATGCGGTCCTGGAACGGTCCTACATGTGGACGGGTCCTGTGTGTCCCCAATAGTATCAAGAAAAGTGTACGTCTACGACGCCCCTGCACAACCGTCCATTCCAAGTGGTCCACCACCAAGGATTCCACCGCCGAgggttgatcacaatatcctgtTTGTTCGTATTCCGGAGGGAGGCGCAGGACCTGAGCCGATTGTTATCCCACCACCGAGGCAAGAGAATATCGTGTACGTCCTTAATAAGGCCAGTGGAGCAGGAGGACAACAAGTCATCGAAGTACCAGCTCCTCCTGCTTCTAGTCCAGAAGTGTTCTTCGTCAACTATGCAGAAGGAGAAAATCCTCAACTCCCTATCGGTGTGGACCTCCAGACAGCCCTCCAAGCAGCTTCCAGTGGAGGAGGACAAGTCATCGGTGGCGCCGGAGGTGTTGGTGGTTCAGGAGGGGGAGGCTTTGGAGGCGCAGGAGGACTGGGTGGCGGAGGAGGATTGGGAGGTGGTTTTGGCGGTAGTGGAGGATTGGGAGGTGGCTTTGGCGGCAGTGGAGCAGCCGGAGGTGGATTTGTTGGAAGTTCGGGAGTCGGAGGATTTGGCGGTGGGGTAGGACAAGCAGGAGGAGGATTCGTGGGTGGCTTTGGAGACAGCGGAGAAATTGGAATCAGCGTTGGCTCCGGTGGTGGTCACGTTAGTGCACCATCAAACACATATGGAGCTCCTTAA
- the LOC119586893 gene encoding glycine-rich cell wall structural protein 1-like: MKLLVTISLLAAVCTAVPDGYRAPGSSTAGFSSGGGLSGGGGFSGGGGFSGGGGFSGGSVISAGGSGFSSGGGFSGGGGFSGGSGGFTSGGFSSGGGFSSGGFSSGGGFSGGVGFGSGGGFSSGGGSGRGCGPGTVLHVDGSCVSPVVSRKVYVYDAPAQPSIPSGPPPRIPPPRVDHNILFVRIPEGGAGPEPIVIPPPRQENIVYVLNKASGAGGQQVIEVPAPPASSPEVFFVNYAEGENPQLPSGVDLQTALQAASSGGGQVIGGAGGGGSGGGGFGGAGGLGGGGGLGGGFGGSGGLVGGFGGSGAAGGGFVGSSGGGGFGGGVGQAGGGFVGSFGDSGEIGISVGSGGGHVSAPSNTYGAP; the protein is encoded by the exons ATGAAGCTATTG gTCACGATATCGTTGCTCGCTGCTGTATGTACTGCTGTGCCTGATGGATATAGAGCTCCCGGATCCTCTACTGCAGGATTTTCTAGCGGAGGAGGACTCTCTGGTGGAGGAGGATTCTCTGGCGGGGGTGGATTCTCTGGTGGAGGTGGATTCTCTGGTGGAAGTGTAATTTCTGCTGGAGGAAGTGGATTCTCTAGTGGAGGAGGTTTCTCAGGTGGGGGAGGATTTTCTGGCGGGAGCGGAGGATTCACCAGTGGAGGATTCTCAAGTGGAGGAGGATTTTCGAGTGGAGGATTTTCTAGCGGTGGAGGATTCTCTGGCGGAGTTGGATTCGGAAGTGGAGGAGGATTTTCTAGTGGCGGCGGATCGGGCAGAGGATGCGGTCCTGGAACGGTCCTACATGTGGACGGGTCCTGTGTCTCTCCAGTAGTATCAAGAAAAGTGTACGTCTACGACGCCCCTGCACAACCGTCCATTCCAAGTGGTCCACCACCAAGGATTCCACCGCCGAgggttgatcacaatatcctgtTTGTTCGTATTCCGGAGGGAGGCGCAGGACCTGAGCCGATTGTTATCCCACCACCGAGGCAAGAGAATATCGTGTACGTCCTTAATAAGGCCAGTGGAGCAGGAGGACAACAAGTCATCGAAGTACCAGCTCCTCCTGCTTCTAGTCCAGAAGTGTTCTTCGTCAACTATGCAGAAGGAGAAAATCCTCAACTCCCTAGCGGTGTGGACCTCCAGACAGCCCTCCAAGCAGCTTCCAGTGGAGGAGGACAAGTCATCGGTGGCGCCGGAGGTGGTGGTTCAGGAGGGGGAGGCTTTGGAGGCGCAGGAGGACTGGGTGGCGGAGGAGGATTGGGAGGTGGTTTTGGCGGTAGTGGAGGATTGGTAGGTGGCTTTGGCGGCAGTGGAGCAGCCGGAGGTGGATTTGTTGGAAGTTCGGGAGGCGGAGGATTTGGCGGTGGGGTAGGACAAGCAGGAGGAGGATTCGTAGGTAGCTTTGGAGACAGCGGAGAAATTGGAATCAGCGTTGGCTCCGGTGGTGGTCACGTTAGTGCACCATCAAACACATATGGAGCTCCTTAA
- the LOC119586894 gene encoding probable H/ACA ribonucleoprotein complex subunit 1-like protein: MKLLITALLFAATCTAIPDGYRAPGTSGFSGGGGGFSGGGGFSGGGGFSGGSVISAGGGGFSGGNVISGGGGGFSSGGGGFSSGGGFSGGGGFASGGGFSSGGGSGRGCGPGTVLHVDGSCVSPIVSRKVYVYDAPAQPSIPSGPPPRIPPPRVDHNILFVRIPEGGAGPEPIVIPPPRQENIVYVLNKASGAGGQQVIEVPAPPASSPEVFFVNYAEGENPQLPSGVDLQTALQAASSGGGQVIGGAGGVGGSGGGGFGGAGGLGGGGGLGGGFGGSGGLGGGFGGSGAAGGGFVGSSGGGGFGGGVGQTGGGFVGGFGDSGEIGISVGSGGGHVSAPSNTYGAP; this comes from the coding sequence TATACCTGATGGGTATAGAGCTCCTGGAACTTCAGGATTctctggcggaggaggaggattctCTGGCGGAGGAGGATTCTCTGGTGGGGGAGGATTCTCTGGCGGAAGTGTAATttctgctggaggaggaggattctCTGGTGGAAATGTAATctctggtggaggaggtggtttctctagtggaggaggaggattttctAGCGGTGGAGGATTCTCTGGTGGAGGTGGATTCGCAAGTGGAGGAGGATTTTCTAGTGGCGGCGGATCGGGCAGAGGATGCGGTCCTGGAACGGTCCTACATGTGGACGGGTCCTGTGTGTCCCCAATAGTATCAAGAAAAGTGTACGTCTACGACGCCCCTGCACAACCGTCCATTCCAAGTGGTCCACCACCAAGGATTCCACCGCCGAgggttgatcacaatatcctgtTTGTTCGTATTCCGGAGGGAGGCGCAGGACCTGAGCCGATTGTTATCCCACCACCGAGGCAAGAGAATATCGTGTACGTCCTTAATAAGGCCAGTGGAGCAGGAGGACAACAAGTCATCGAAGTACCAGCTCCTCCTGCTTCTAGTCCAGAAGTGTTCTTCGTCAACTATGCAGAAGGAGAAAACCCTCAACTCCCTAGCGGTGTGGACCTCCAGACAGCCCTCCAAGCAGCTTCCAGTGGAGGAGGACAAGTCATCGGTGGCGCCGGAGGTGTTGGTGGCTCAGGAGGGGGTGGCTTTGGAGGCGCAGGAGGACTGGGTGGCGGAGGAGGATTGGGAGGTGGTTTTGGCGGTAGTGGAGGATTGGGAGGTGGCTTTGGCGGCAGTGGAGCAGCCGGAGGTGGATTTGTTGGAAGTTCGGGAGGCGGAGGATTTGGCGGTGGGGTAGGACAAACAGGAGGAGGATTCGTAGGTGGCTTTGGAGACAGCGGAGAAATTGGAATCAGCGTTGGCTCCGGTGGTGGCCACGTTAGCGCACCGTCAAACACGTATGGAGCTCCTTAA